A single genomic interval of Arachis duranensis cultivar V14167 chromosome 7, aradu.V14167.gnm2.J7QH, whole genome shotgun sequence harbors:
- the LOC107458043 gene encoding arginine--tRNA ligase, cytoplasmic isoform X3 produces MAVSDERLCSYDWIQDAENVGSVKRQLAHLFEVSLRTTVPSEPDIAPLVEPCAAKSGVKFGDYQCNNAMGIWSKIKGKQAEFKGPPSVGQAIMKNLPPSDIIESCSVAGPGFVNVVLSRNWIAQSLQRMLIDGIETWAPRLPLKRAVVDFSSPNIAKEMHVGHLRSTIIGDTLARMLEFSHVDVLRRNHVGDWGTQFGMLIEFLFEKFPNPEDVNEAAIGDLQTFYKASKVRFDSDPEFKQRAQQAVVRLQGGETRYRDAWKQICEISRTEFHRVYERLGVHLEEKGESFYNPHIPGVLEELNKKGMIEDSEGARVIFLKDVNIPLIVVKSDGGYNYASTDLTALWYRINEEKAEWIIYVTDVGQQQHFDMVFKAAKRAGWLPADDNSYPKATHVGFGLVLGEDGKRFRTRNTEVVRLVDLLDEAKNRSKTALLERDTAKEWPEEEVEKTSEAVGYGAVKYADLKNNRLTNYTFNFDQMLNDKGNTAVYLLYAHARICSIIRKSGKDIEEVKKNAKIALDHEDERALGLHLLQFSEVVEEACTNLLPNVLCEYLYNLSEIFTKKFYSNCQVVGSPEEGSRLLLCEATAIVMRKCFYLLGIVPVYKI; encoded by the exons ATGGCAGTT AGTGATGAAAGACTATGCTCCTATGATTGGATCCAGGATGCGGAAAATGTTGGCAGCGTTAAAAGGCAGTTGGCGCATCTGTTTGAGGTATCTCTGAGGACAACTGTGCCAAGCGAGCCAGATATAGCGCCATTAGTTGAACCTTGCGCTGCAAAATCTGGGGTTAAATTTGGTGATTACCAGTG TAACAATGCAATGGGTATATGGTCTAAGATAAAAGGAAAACAAGCAGAATTTAAGGGTCCCCCATCTGTTGGGCAG GCAATCATGAAGAATCTACCCCCATCTGATATTATAGAGTCGTGTTCTGTAGCTGGGCCTGGATTTGTGAATGTTGTCTTGTCAAGGAATTGGATAGCACAG AGCTTACAGCGGATGTTAATTGATGGTATTGAAACATGGGCGCCAAGGCTTCCACTAAAGAGGGCTGTGGTTGATTTTTCCTCACCCAATATTGCAAAGGAAATGCATGTTGGTCACCTGAGATCTACCATTATTGGGGACACATTGGCCCGTATGCTTGAATTTTCACATGTGGATGTTCTCCGACGAAATCATGTTGGTGATTGGGGAACACAG TTTGGAATGCTGATTGAATTCCTCTTTGAAAAATTTCCAAACCCAGAGGATGTCAACGAAGCAGCCATTGGAGATCTTCAG ACATTCTATAAAGCATCCAAAGTGAGATTTGACAGTGATCCCGAATTTAAGCAAAGGGCTCAACAGGCTGTTGTCCGGCTTCAG ggTGGAGAAACCAGGTATCGCGACGCATGGAAACAAATTTGTGAAATAAGTAGAACCGAATTCCACAGGGTCTATGAACGCCTTGGAGTTCACTTGGAGGAAAAG GGAGAGAGCTTCTATAATCCGCATATCCCTGGGGTTTTGGAGGAACTGAATAAAAAAGGAATGATTGAAGATAGTGAGGGTGCTCGGGTGATATTTCTTAAGGATGTAAATATACCGCTTATTGTTGTGAAGAGTGACGGTGGCTACAACTATGCTTCAACTGATCTTACAGCACTTTG GTATCGGATAAATGAAGAGAAGGCTGAATGGATTATATACGTCACAGATGTTGGGCAGCAGCAACACTTCGATATGGTTTTCAAG GCTGCTAAGCGTGCAGGTTGGCTGCCAGCTGATGATAATTCATACCCAAAAGCTACTCATGTAGGTTTCGGCCTTGTTCTTGGGGAAGATGGAAAACGATTTCGGACTCGCAACACTGAAGTGGTTAGATTGGTTGATTTGCTTGACGAAGCCAAGAATCGCAGTAAAACTGCCCTTCTTGAACGTG ATACGGCTAAAGAGTGGCCTGAGGAGGAGGTTGAGAAAACATCAGAGGCAGTGGGCTATGGTGCTGTTAA GTATGCTGACTTAAAGAACAACAGACTAACAAACTACACGTTCAACTTTGATCAGATGCTTAATGATAAG GGCAATACCGCTGTTTATTTGCTGTATGCACATGCTAGGATCTGTTCTATCATCCGGAAATCTGGAAAAGACATAGAGGAAGTAAAGAaa AATGCTAAAATTGCATTGGATCATGAAGATGAGCGCGCTCTGGGGCTTCATTTGCTACAATTTTCTGAG GTTGTTGAGGAAGCATGCACCAATTTATTGCCCAATGTGTTGTGTGAATACCTCTATAATTTGTCAGAAATATTCACCAAAAAGTTTTATTCTAATTGTCAG GTTGTTGGTTCGCCTGAGGAAGGTAGTAGACTTTTGCTATGTGAAGCAACAGCAATTGTGATGAGAAAGTGCTTCTATCTCCTTGGAATTGTACCTGTTTACAAGATATGA
- the LOC107458055 gene encoding protein LEAD-SENSITIVE 1 isoform X3, whose protein sequence is MEIPGIYVGDGMVTHFTRGAGQEIGTGTVLDRLLVSSSPAHDLDNPCPKCGDLSKNEGVISSCLDCFLYGGELYLFEYGVSAAFFLAKPRGGTCTLAASDPPEDVLRRASFLLEKGFGGYNIFKNNCEDFAIYCKTGLLVFTNLSVGRSGQAASYLAAASAVVSTPLRFMTTSMSGLAAVGYGMYCVSRLVSDIGVRRDVSKIPVETLVAYHSVSEPEMTGNINEPEKTAEMPKDTAKND, encoded by the exons ATGGAG ATACCAGGAATATATGTTGGTGATGGAATGGTGACCCACTTCACCCGGGGAGCAGGGCAAGAAATTGGGACAGGAACTGTTCTGGACCGTCTCCTCGTTAGTTCTTCTCCTGCTCATGATCTTGACAATCCTTGCCCAAAGTGTGGTGATTTATCGAAGAATGAGGGTGTCATTTCGTCGTGTTTGGATTGTTTTCTTTATGGTGGTGAGCTATACCTCTTTGAATATGGTGTCTCAGCTGCTTTTTTTCTTGCCAAACCTCGAGGAGGTACCTGTACCCTTGCTGCTTCTGATCCACCTGAAGATGTCCTTCGCCGTGcttcatttcttcttgaaaagggatttggtggttaTAACATTTTCAAGAATAACTGCGAAGACTTTGCAATTTACTGCAAAACCGGTCTGCTTGTGTTCACAAATCTCAGTGTAGGTCGGAGTGGACAGGCAGCATCTTACTTGGCTGCTGCTAGTGCTGTAGTTTCTACACCACTTCGTTTTATGACCACGAGTATGAGTGGTTTGGCCGCAGTTGGTTATGGCATGTACTGTGTTAGCCGATTGGTTTCTGATATAGGAGTACGTCGTGACGTATCTAAAATTCCAGTGGAAACACTTGTGGCTTATCATAGCGTAAGTGAGCCGGAGATGACTGGCAACATAAATGAACCAGAGAAGACAGCTGAGATGCCCAAGGACACAGCCAAGAACGATTAG
- the LOC107458043 gene encoding arginine--tRNA ligase, cytoplasmic isoform X2: MLGCLTFVAPFSPSPLLSLHRFSPLSVPSSPSGLLKFASRRFSITATKAESLSTMAVDAENVGSVKRQLAHLFEVSLRTTVPSEPDIAPLVEPCAAKSGVKFGDYQCNNAMGIWSKIKGKQAEFKGPPSVGQAIMKNLPPSDIIESCSVAGPGFVNVVLSRNWIAQSLQRMLIDGIETWAPRLPLKRAVVDFSSPNIAKEMHVGHLRSTIIGDTLARMLEFSHVDVLRRNHVGDWGTQFGMLIEFLFEKFPNPEDVNEAAIGDLQTFYKASKVRFDSDPEFKQRAQQAVVRLQGGETRYRDAWKQICEISRTEFHRVYERLGVHLEEKGESFYNPHIPGVLEELNKKGMIEDSEGARVIFLKDVNIPLIVVKSDGGYNYASTDLTALWYRINEEKAEWIIYVTDVGQQQHFDMVFKAAKRAGWLPADDNSYPKATHVGFGLVLGEDGKRFRTRNTEVVRLVDLLDEAKNRSKTALLERDTAKEWPEEEVEKTSEAVGYGAVKYADLKNNRLTNYTFNFDQMLNDKGNTAVYLLYAHARICSIIRKSGKDIEEVKKNAKIALDHEDERALGLHLLQFSEVVEEACTNLLPNVLCEYLYNLSEIFTKKFYSNCQVVGSPEEGSRLLLCEATAIVMRKCFYLLGIVPVYKI, from the exons ATGTTAGGGTGCTTAACCTTTGTTGCGCCGTTTtctccatctcctcttctttccCTCCATcgcttctctcctctctctgtTCCTTCTTCTCCCTCTG GTTTATTGAAGTTTGCATCGCGTAGATTTTCTATAACAGCAACTAAAGCAGAATCGTTGTCAACTATGGCAGTT GATGCGGAAAATGTTGGCAGCGTTAAAAGGCAGTTGGCGCATCTGTTTGAGGTATCTCTGAGGACAACTGTGCCAAGCGAGCCAGATATAGCGCCATTAGTTGAACCTTGCGCTGCAAAATCTGGGGTTAAATTTGGTGATTACCAGTG TAACAATGCAATGGGTATATGGTCTAAGATAAAAGGAAAACAAGCAGAATTTAAGGGTCCCCCATCTGTTGGGCAG GCAATCATGAAGAATCTACCCCCATCTGATATTATAGAGTCGTGTTCTGTAGCTGGGCCTGGATTTGTGAATGTTGTCTTGTCAAGGAATTGGATAGCACAG AGCTTACAGCGGATGTTAATTGATGGTATTGAAACATGGGCGCCAAGGCTTCCACTAAAGAGGGCTGTGGTTGATTTTTCCTCACCCAATATTGCAAAGGAAATGCATGTTGGTCACCTGAGATCTACCATTATTGGGGACACATTGGCCCGTATGCTTGAATTTTCACATGTGGATGTTCTCCGACGAAATCATGTTGGTGATTGGGGAACACAG TTTGGAATGCTGATTGAATTCCTCTTTGAAAAATTTCCAAACCCAGAGGATGTCAACGAAGCAGCCATTGGAGATCTTCAG ACATTCTATAAAGCATCCAAAGTGAGATTTGACAGTGATCCCGAATTTAAGCAAAGGGCTCAACAGGCTGTTGTCCGGCTTCAG ggTGGAGAAACCAGGTATCGCGACGCATGGAAACAAATTTGTGAAATAAGTAGAACCGAATTCCACAGGGTCTATGAACGCCTTGGAGTTCACTTGGAGGAAAAG GGAGAGAGCTTCTATAATCCGCATATCCCTGGGGTTTTGGAGGAACTGAATAAAAAAGGAATGATTGAAGATAGTGAGGGTGCTCGGGTGATATTTCTTAAGGATGTAAATATACCGCTTATTGTTGTGAAGAGTGACGGTGGCTACAACTATGCTTCAACTGATCTTACAGCACTTTG GTATCGGATAAATGAAGAGAAGGCTGAATGGATTATATACGTCACAGATGTTGGGCAGCAGCAACACTTCGATATGGTTTTCAAG GCTGCTAAGCGTGCAGGTTGGCTGCCAGCTGATGATAATTCATACCCAAAAGCTACTCATGTAGGTTTCGGCCTTGTTCTTGGGGAAGATGGAAAACGATTTCGGACTCGCAACACTGAAGTGGTTAGATTGGTTGATTTGCTTGACGAAGCCAAGAATCGCAGTAAAACTGCCCTTCTTGAACGTG ATACGGCTAAAGAGTGGCCTGAGGAGGAGGTTGAGAAAACATCAGAGGCAGTGGGCTATGGTGCTGTTAA GTATGCTGACTTAAAGAACAACAGACTAACAAACTACACGTTCAACTTTGATCAGATGCTTAATGATAAG GGCAATACCGCTGTTTATTTGCTGTATGCACATGCTAGGATCTGTTCTATCATCCGGAAATCTGGAAAAGACATAGAGGAAGTAAAGAaa AATGCTAAAATTGCATTGGATCATGAAGATGAGCGCGCTCTGGGGCTTCATTTGCTACAATTTTCTGAG GTTGTTGAGGAAGCATGCACCAATTTATTGCCCAATGTGTTGTGTGAATACCTCTATAATTTGTCAGAAATATTCACCAAAAAGTTTTATTCTAATTGTCAG GTTGTTGGTTCGCCTGAGGAAGGTAGTAGACTTTTGCTATGTGAAGCAACAGCAATTGTGATGAGAAAGTGCTTCTATCTCCTTGGAATTGTACCTGTTTACAAGATATGA
- the LOC107458055 gene encoding protein LEAD-SENSITIVE 1 isoform X2: MGVFSNKIDREQLKPGDHIYSWSFLCKIPGIYVGDGMVTHFTRGAGQEIGTGTVLDRLLVSSSPAHDLDNPCPKCGDLSKNEGVISSCLDCFLYGGELYLFEYGVSAAFFLAKPRGGTCTLAASDPPEDVLRRASFLLEKGFGGYNIFKNNCEDFAIYCKTGLLVFTNLSVGRSGQAASYLAAASAVVSTPLRFMTTSMSGLAAVGYGMYCVSRLVSDIGVRRDVSKIPVETLVAYHSVSEPEMTGNINEPEKTAEMPKDTAKND, translated from the exons ATGGGAGTGTTTTCGAATAAGATCGATAGAGAACAACTGAAACCCGGTGATCACATTTACTCATGGAG TTTTTTGTGCAAGATACCAGGAATATATGTTGGTGATGGAATGGTGACCCACTTCACCCGGGGAGCAGGGCAAGAAATTGGGACAGGAACTGTTCTGGACCGTCTCCTCGTTAGTTCTTCTCCTGCTCATGATCTTGACAATCCTTGCCCAAAGTGTGGTGATTTATCGAAGAATGAGGGTGTCATTTCGTCGTGTTTGGATTGTTTTCTTTATGGTGGTGAGCTATACCTCTTTGAATATGGTGTCTCAGCTGCTTTTTTTCTTGCCAAACCTCGAGGAGGTACCTGTACCCTTGCTGCTTCTGATCCACCTGAAGATGTCCTTCGCCGTGcttcatttcttcttgaaaagggatttggtggttaTAACATTTTCAAGAATAACTGCGAAGACTTTGCAATTTACTGCAAAACCGGTCTGCTTGTGTTCACAAATCTCAGTGTAGGTCGGAGTGGACAGGCAGCATCTTACTTGGCTGCTGCTAGTGCTGTAGTTTCTACACCACTTCGTTTTATGACCACGAGTATGAGTGGTTTGGCCGCAGTTGGTTATGGCATGTACTGTGTTAGCCGATTGGTTTCTGATATAGGAGTACGTCGTGACGTATCTAAAATTCCAGTGGAAACACTTGTGGCTTATCATAGCGTAAGTGAGCCGGAGATGACTGGCAACATAAATGAACCAGAGAAGACAGCTGAGATGCCCAAGGACACAGCCAAGAACGATTAG
- the LOC107458055 gene encoding protein LEAD-SENSITIVE 1 isoform X4, with protein sequence MVTHFTRGAGQEIGTGTVLDRLLVSSSPAHDLDNPCPKCGDLSKNEGVISSCLDCFLYGGELYLFEYGVSAAFFLAKPRGGTCTLAASDPPEDVLRRASFLLEKGFGGYNIFKNNCEDFAIYCKTGLLVFTNLSVGRSGQAASYLAAASAVVSTPLRFMTTSMSGLAAVGYGMYCVSRLVSDIGVRRDVSKIPVETLVAYHSVSEPEMTGNINEPEKTAEMPKDTAKND encoded by the coding sequence ATGGTGACCCACTTCACCCGGGGAGCAGGGCAAGAAATTGGGACAGGAACTGTTCTGGACCGTCTCCTCGTTAGTTCTTCTCCTGCTCATGATCTTGACAATCCTTGCCCAAAGTGTGGTGATTTATCGAAGAATGAGGGTGTCATTTCGTCGTGTTTGGATTGTTTTCTTTATGGTGGTGAGCTATACCTCTTTGAATATGGTGTCTCAGCTGCTTTTTTTCTTGCCAAACCTCGAGGAGGTACCTGTACCCTTGCTGCTTCTGATCCACCTGAAGATGTCCTTCGCCGTGcttcatttcttcttgaaaagggatttggtggttaTAACATTTTCAAGAATAACTGCGAAGACTTTGCAATTTACTGCAAAACCGGTCTGCTTGTGTTCACAAATCTCAGTGTAGGTCGGAGTGGACAGGCAGCATCTTACTTGGCTGCTGCTAGTGCTGTAGTTTCTACACCACTTCGTTTTATGACCACGAGTATGAGTGGTTTGGCCGCAGTTGGTTATGGCATGTACTGTGTTAGCCGATTGGTTTCTGATATAGGAGTACGTCGTGACGTATCTAAAATTCCAGTGGAAACACTTGTGGCTTATCATAGCGTAAGTGAGCCGGAGATGACTGGCAACATAAATGAACCAGAGAAGACAGCTGAGATGCCCAAGGACACAGCCAAGAACGATTAG
- the LOC107458043 gene encoding arginine--tRNA ligase, chloroplastic/mitochondrial isoform X4 has protein sequence MAVDAENVGSVKRQLAHLFEVSLRTTVPSEPDIAPLVEPCAAKSGVKFGDYQCNNAMGIWSKIKGKQAEFKGPPSVGQAIMKNLPPSDIIESCSVAGPGFVNVVLSRNWIAQSLQRMLIDGIETWAPRLPLKRAVVDFSSPNIAKEMHVGHLRSTIIGDTLARMLEFSHVDVLRRNHVGDWGTQFGMLIEFLFEKFPNPEDVNEAAIGDLQTFYKASKVRFDSDPEFKQRAQQAVVRLQGGETRYRDAWKQICEISRTEFHRVYERLGVHLEEKGESFYNPHIPGVLEELNKKGMIEDSEGARVIFLKDVNIPLIVVKSDGGYNYASTDLTALWYRINEEKAEWIIYVTDVGQQQHFDMVFKAAKRAGWLPADDNSYPKATHVGFGLVLGEDGKRFRTRNTEVVRLVDLLDEAKNRSKTALLERDTAKEWPEEEVEKTSEAVGYGAVKYADLKNNRLTNYTFNFDQMLNDKGNTAVYLLYAHARICSIIRKSGKDIEEVKKNAKIALDHEDERALGLHLLQFSEVVEEACTNLLPNVLCEYLYNLSEIFTKKFYSNCQVVGSPEEGSRLLLCEATAIVMRKCFYLLGIVPVYKI, from the exons ATGGCAGTT GATGCGGAAAATGTTGGCAGCGTTAAAAGGCAGTTGGCGCATCTGTTTGAGGTATCTCTGAGGACAACTGTGCCAAGCGAGCCAGATATAGCGCCATTAGTTGAACCTTGCGCTGCAAAATCTGGGGTTAAATTTGGTGATTACCAGTG TAACAATGCAATGGGTATATGGTCTAAGATAAAAGGAAAACAAGCAGAATTTAAGGGTCCCCCATCTGTTGGGCAG GCAATCATGAAGAATCTACCCCCATCTGATATTATAGAGTCGTGTTCTGTAGCTGGGCCTGGATTTGTGAATGTTGTCTTGTCAAGGAATTGGATAGCACAG AGCTTACAGCGGATGTTAATTGATGGTATTGAAACATGGGCGCCAAGGCTTCCACTAAAGAGGGCTGTGGTTGATTTTTCCTCACCCAATATTGCAAAGGAAATGCATGTTGGTCACCTGAGATCTACCATTATTGGGGACACATTGGCCCGTATGCTTGAATTTTCACATGTGGATGTTCTCCGACGAAATCATGTTGGTGATTGGGGAACACAG TTTGGAATGCTGATTGAATTCCTCTTTGAAAAATTTCCAAACCCAGAGGATGTCAACGAAGCAGCCATTGGAGATCTTCAG ACATTCTATAAAGCATCCAAAGTGAGATTTGACAGTGATCCCGAATTTAAGCAAAGGGCTCAACAGGCTGTTGTCCGGCTTCAG ggTGGAGAAACCAGGTATCGCGACGCATGGAAACAAATTTGTGAAATAAGTAGAACCGAATTCCACAGGGTCTATGAACGCCTTGGAGTTCACTTGGAGGAAAAG GGAGAGAGCTTCTATAATCCGCATATCCCTGGGGTTTTGGAGGAACTGAATAAAAAAGGAATGATTGAAGATAGTGAGGGTGCTCGGGTGATATTTCTTAAGGATGTAAATATACCGCTTATTGTTGTGAAGAGTGACGGTGGCTACAACTATGCTTCAACTGATCTTACAGCACTTTG GTATCGGATAAATGAAGAGAAGGCTGAATGGATTATATACGTCACAGATGTTGGGCAGCAGCAACACTTCGATATGGTTTTCAAG GCTGCTAAGCGTGCAGGTTGGCTGCCAGCTGATGATAATTCATACCCAAAAGCTACTCATGTAGGTTTCGGCCTTGTTCTTGGGGAAGATGGAAAACGATTTCGGACTCGCAACACTGAAGTGGTTAGATTGGTTGATTTGCTTGACGAAGCCAAGAATCGCAGTAAAACTGCCCTTCTTGAACGTG ATACGGCTAAAGAGTGGCCTGAGGAGGAGGTTGAGAAAACATCAGAGGCAGTGGGCTATGGTGCTGTTAA GTATGCTGACTTAAAGAACAACAGACTAACAAACTACACGTTCAACTTTGATCAGATGCTTAATGATAAG GGCAATACCGCTGTTTATTTGCTGTATGCACATGCTAGGATCTGTTCTATCATCCGGAAATCTGGAAAAGACATAGAGGAAGTAAAGAaa AATGCTAAAATTGCATTGGATCATGAAGATGAGCGCGCTCTGGGGCTTCATTTGCTACAATTTTCTGAG GTTGTTGAGGAAGCATGCACCAATTTATTGCCCAATGTGTTGTGTGAATACCTCTATAATTTGTCAGAAATATTCACCAAAAAGTTTTATTCTAATTGTCAG GTTGTTGGTTCGCCTGAGGAAGGTAGTAGACTTTTGCTATGTGAAGCAACAGCAATTGTGATGAGAAAGTGCTTCTATCTCCTTGGAATTGTACCTGTTTACAAGATATGA
- the LOC107458055 gene encoding protein LEAD-SENSITIVE 1 isoform X1: MGVFSNKIDREQLKPGDHIYSWRQAYIYAHHGIYVGDGMVTHFTRGAGQEIGTGTVLDRLLVSSSPAHDLDNPCPKCGDLSKNEGVISSCLDCFLYGGELYLFEYGVSAAFFLAKPRGGTCTLAASDPPEDVLRRASFLLEKGFGGYNIFKNNCEDFAIYCKTGLLVFTNLSVGRSGQAASYLAAASAVVSTPLRFMTTSMSGLAAVGYGMYCVSRLVSDIGVRRDVSKIPVETLVAYHSVSEPEMTGNINEPEKTAEMPKDTAKND; the protein is encoded by the exons ATGGGAGTGTTTTCGAATAAGATCGATAGAGAACAACTGAAACCCGGTGATCACATTTACTCATGGAGGCAAGCTTACATCTACGCACATCACG GAATATATGTTGGTGATGGAATGGTGACCCACTTCACCCGGGGAGCAGGGCAAGAAATTGGGACAGGAACTGTTCTGGACCGTCTCCTCGTTAGTTCTTCTCCTGCTCATGATCTTGACAATCCTTGCCCAAAGTGTGGTGATTTATCGAAGAATGAGGGTGTCATTTCGTCGTGTTTGGATTGTTTTCTTTATGGTGGTGAGCTATACCTCTTTGAATATGGTGTCTCAGCTGCTTTTTTTCTTGCCAAACCTCGAGGAGGTACCTGTACCCTTGCTGCTTCTGATCCACCTGAAGATGTCCTTCGCCGTGcttcatttcttcttgaaaagggatttggtggttaTAACATTTTCAAGAATAACTGCGAAGACTTTGCAATTTACTGCAAAACCGGTCTGCTTGTGTTCACAAATCTCAGTGTAGGTCGGAGTGGACAGGCAGCATCTTACTTGGCTGCTGCTAGTGCTGTAGTTTCTACACCACTTCGTTTTATGACCACGAGTATGAGTGGTTTGGCCGCAGTTGGTTATGGCATGTACTGTGTTAGCCGATTGGTTTCTGATATAGGAGTACGTCGTGACGTATCTAAAATTCCAGTGGAAACACTTGTGGCTTATCATAGCGTAAGTGAGCCGGAGATGACTGGCAACATAAATGAACCAGAGAAGACAGCTGAGATGCCCAAGGACACAGCCAAGAACGATTAG
- the LOC107458043 gene encoding arginine--tRNA ligase, cytoplasmic isoform X1, with product MLGCLTFVAPFSPSPLLSLHRFSPLSVPSSPSGLLKFASRRFSITATKAESLSTMAVSDERLCSYDWIQDAENVGSVKRQLAHLFEVSLRTTVPSEPDIAPLVEPCAAKSGVKFGDYQCNNAMGIWSKIKGKQAEFKGPPSVGQAIMKNLPPSDIIESCSVAGPGFVNVVLSRNWIAQSLQRMLIDGIETWAPRLPLKRAVVDFSSPNIAKEMHVGHLRSTIIGDTLARMLEFSHVDVLRRNHVGDWGTQFGMLIEFLFEKFPNPEDVNEAAIGDLQTFYKASKVRFDSDPEFKQRAQQAVVRLQGGETRYRDAWKQICEISRTEFHRVYERLGVHLEEKGESFYNPHIPGVLEELNKKGMIEDSEGARVIFLKDVNIPLIVVKSDGGYNYASTDLTALWYRINEEKAEWIIYVTDVGQQQHFDMVFKAAKRAGWLPADDNSYPKATHVGFGLVLGEDGKRFRTRNTEVVRLVDLLDEAKNRSKTALLERDTAKEWPEEEVEKTSEAVGYGAVKYADLKNNRLTNYTFNFDQMLNDKGNTAVYLLYAHARICSIIRKSGKDIEEVKKNAKIALDHEDERALGLHLLQFSEVVEEACTNLLPNVLCEYLYNLSEIFTKKFYSNCQVVGSPEEGSRLLLCEATAIVMRKCFYLLGIVPVYKI from the exons ATGTTAGGGTGCTTAACCTTTGTTGCGCCGTTTtctccatctcctcttctttccCTCCATcgcttctctcctctctctgtTCCTTCTTCTCCCTCTG GTTTATTGAAGTTTGCATCGCGTAGATTTTCTATAACAGCAACTAAAGCAGAATCGTTGTCAACTATGGCAGTT AGTGATGAAAGACTATGCTCCTATGATTGGATCCAGGATGCGGAAAATGTTGGCAGCGTTAAAAGGCAGTTGGCGCATCTGTTTGAGGTATCTCTGAGGACAACTGTGCCAAGCGAGCCAGATATAGCGCCATTAGTTGAACCTTGCGCTGCAAAATCTGGGGTTAAATTTGGTGATTACCAGTG TAACAATGCAATGGGTATATGGTCTAAGATAAAAGGAAAACAAGCAGAATTTAAGGGTCCCCCATCTGTTGGGCAG GCAATCATGAAGAATCTACCCCCATCTGATATTATAGAGTCGTGTTCTGTAGCTGGGCCTGGATTTGTGAATGTTGTCTTGTCAAGGAATTGGATAGCACAG AGCTTACAGCGGATGTTAATTGATGGTATTGAAACATGGGCGCCAAGGCTTCCACTAAAGAGGGCTGTGGTTGATTTTTCCTCACCCAATATTGCAAAGGAAATGCATGTTGGTCACCTGAGATCTACCATTATTGGGGACACATTGGCCCGTATGCTTGAATTTTCACATGTGGATGTTCTCCGACGAAATCATGTTGGTGATTGGGGAACACAG TTTGGAATGCTGATTGAATTCCTCTTTGAAAAATTTCCAAACCCAGAGGATGTCAACGAAGCAGCCATTGGAGATCTTCAG ACATTCTATAAAGCATCCAAAGTGAGATTTGACAGTGATCCCGAATTTAAGCAAAGGGCTCAACAGGCTGTTGTCCGGCTTCAG ggTGGAGAAACCAGGTATCGCGACGCATGGAAACAAATTTGTGAAATAAGTAGAACCGAATTCCACAGGGTCTATGAACGCCTTGGAGTTCACTTGGAGGAAAAG GGAGAGAGCTTCTATAATCCGCATATCCCTGGGGTTTTGGAGGAACTGAATAAAAAAGGAATGATTGAAGATAGTGAGGGTGCTCGGGTGATATTTCTTAAGGATGTAAATATACCGCTTATTGTTGTGAAGAGTGACGGTGGCTACAACTATGCTTCAACTGATCTTACAGCACTTTG GTATCGGATAAATGAAGAGAAGGCTGAATGGATTATATACGTCACAGATGTTGGGCAGCAGCAACACTTCGATATGGTTTTCAAG GCTGCTAAGCGTGCAGGTTGGCTGCCAGCTGATGATAATTCATACCCAAAAGCTACTCATGTAGGTTTCGGCCTTGTTCTTGGGGAAGATGGAAAACGATTTCGGACTCGCAACACTGAAGTGGTTAGATTGGTTGATTTGCTTGACGAAGCCAAGAATCGCAGTAAAACTGCCCTTCTTGAACGTG ATACGGCTAAAGAGTGGCCTGAGGAGGAGGTTGAGAAAACATCAGAGGCAGTGGGCTATGGTGCTGTTAA GTATGCTGACTTAAAGAACAACAGACTAACAAACTACACGTTCAACTTTGATCAGATGCTTAATGATAAG GGCAATACCGCTGTTTATTTGCTGTATGCACATGCTAGGATCTGTTCTATCATCCGGAAATCTGGAAAAGACATAGAGGAAGTAAAGAaa AATGCTAAAATTGCATTGGATCATGAAGATGAGCGCGCTCTGGGGCTTCATTTGCTACAATTTTCTGAG GTTGTTGAGGAAGCATGCACCAATTTATTGCCCAATGTGTTGTGTGAATACCTCTATAATTTGTCAGAAATATTCACCAAAAAGTTTTATTCTAATTGTCAG GTTGTTGGTTCGCCTGAGGAAGGTAGTAGACTTTTGCTATGTGAAGCAACAGCAATTGTGATGAGAAAGTGCTTCTATCTCCTTGGAATTGTACCTGTTTACAAGATATGA